From the Canis lupus baileyi chromosome 37, mCanLup2.hap1, whole genome shotgun sequence genome, one window contains:
- the OR10C1 gene encoding olfactory receptor 10C1, with amino-acid sequence MSTNSSVVTEFILVGFSHLANLQGWLFTFFLAVYLLTVAGNLLIVLLVSTDSALQSPMYFFLRMLSALEISYTSVTMPLLLHHLLTGQRRIPRSGCALQMFFFLFFGATECCLLAAMAYDRYAAICKPLRYTLLLSPRVCLQLAGLAWACGAMVGLGHTSFIFSLPFCGPNAIPHFFCEIQPILQLVCGDTSLNELQIILAAALIILCPFGLILGSYGHILATIFRMPSVAGRRKAFSTCSSHLLVVSLFYGTAIFIYIRPKASYNPATDPVLSLFYAVVTPILNPIIYSLRNADVKAALRRTFQKMKPADT; translated from the coding sequence ATGAGCACCAACAGCTCCGTGGTGACCGAGTTCATCCTTGTGGGCTTCTCCCATCTGGCCAACCTGCAGGGCTGGCTCTTCACATTCTTCCTTGCCGTCTATCTGCTCACCGTGGCAGGCAACCTCCTCATAGTGCTGCTGGTCTCCACGGATTCTGCTCTCCAGtcccccatgtacttcttcctgcGCATGCTGTCGGCCCTGGAGATCAGCTACACATCTGTCACCATGCCCCTGTTGCTGCACCACCTCCTCACAGGCCAGCGCCGCATACCTCGCTCAGGCTGTGCTCTCCagatgttctttttccttttcttcggTGCCACAGAGTGTTGCCTCCTGGCtgccatggcctatgaccgctatgcaGCCATCTGCAAACCCCTTCGCTACACACTTCTGCTGAGTCCCCGGGTGTGCCTGCAGCTAGCAGGGCTGGCATGGGCCTGTGGGGCAATGGTGGGCCTGGGCCACACCTCCTTCATCTTCTCCCTGCCCTTCTGTGGCCCCAATGCCATCCCACACTTCTtttgtgagatccagcccatCCTGCAGCTGGTATGTGGAGACACCTCACTCAATGAGCTGCAGATTATCCTAGCTGCTGCCCTCATCATCCTCTGTCCCTTCGGCCTCATCCTGGGCTCCTATGGGCATATCCTGGCCACGATTTTCCGGATGCCGTCTGTTGCTGGCCGCCGCAAggccttctccacctgctcctcTCACCTGCTGGTGGTCTCCCTCTTCTATGGCACGGCCATCTTCATTTACATCCGCCCTAAGGCCAGTTATAATCCAGCCACTGACcctgtgctgtctctcttctaTGCTGTGGTCACCCCCATCCTTAATCCCATCATCTATAGCCTGCGGAATGCGGATGTCAAGGCTGCCCTGAGGCGAACATTCCAGAAAATGAAGCCTGCGGACACTTGA